A region of Alteromonadaceae bacterium 2753L.S.0a.02 DNA encodes the following proteins:
- a CDS encoding aryl-phospho-beta-D-glucosidase BglC (GH1 family) encodes MKTLNTRKCVLASLICAAAYAPFADAQTLTSNSTGTNNGYYYSFWKDSGDASFTLGAGGNYSSQWSNSTNNWVGGKGWNPGGPKTVTYSGTYSATGTSYLALYGWTRNPLIEYYIVENWVNYNPSSGATTYGTVNLDGSTYTLARSQRVNQPSIDGTATFYQFWSVRSQKRTSGTVTTGAHFDAWASVGLNLGTEHNYMVMATEGYQSSGQSNITVSEGSSGSTTSSTSSTSSSSSSSSSSSSSGQAGGSCSGVNVYPNWTAKDWSGGSYNHAAAGDQMVYQNTLYRANWYTTTVPGSDASWTSVGTCGSSSTTSSSSSSSSSSSSSSSSSSSSSSSSNSTSSSSSSSSSSSSSSSSSSGQTGGNCAGVNAYPNWTARDWSGGPYNHANPGDKMTYQDTLYQANWYTTTIPGGDASWSNLGSCSGGTSTSSTSSSSSSSSSSSSSSSSSSSGSTSSSSSSSSSSSSSTTTSSSGGTFRVDASGNITKNGDVFPMHCGSWFGLEGRHEPSDDPDNPSGAPMELYIGNVFWADNHDRTIEQTMEEITARGINVIRFPIVPQTLDPNDPQGTGSVLKNYEPLRQQNARQAMEDFIVLADQYGLEVMLDIHSCSNYVGWRAGRFDARPPYADADRDNYDFTREEWSCSASGNPSSVTDTQPYDKAAWLNDLRELAGLPAQLGVDNIIGIDIFNEPWDFTWEDWKTNIEDAYAAINEVNSDMLIFAQGISANANAQDGTPDTKTPVPHGDEFSNPNWGENLYEAGDNLPNVPQSRLVFSPHTYGPSVFVQRMFMDPAQPECEGLEGDEAGDLGCNIVINPDILRPGWEEHFGYLRDMGYAVVVGEFGGHFEWPAGSSERDINRWSHINNNPDEAWQNTFVDYMAEKNIEACYWSINPESGDTGGLYSHAYDPISNTSGWGTWTGFEEGKWTMLNRLWD; translated from the coding sequence ATGAAAACCTTAAACACGCGTAAGTGTGTGCTCGCATCTTTGATTTGCGCGGCTGCTTACGCCCCGTTTGCGGATGCGCAAACGTTAACCTCTAACTCTACCGGTACCAATAACGGGTATTACTACTCGTTCTGGAAAGATTCCGGTGATGCGAGCTTCACCCTAGGGGCTGGTGGAAACTACAGCTCACAATGGAGCAACAGTACAAACAACTGGGTTGGCGGTAAGGGTTGGAACCCTGGCGGCCCTAAAACTGTTACGTATTCAGGTACATACAGCGCGACTGGAACCAGCTACCTGGCTCTTTATGGCTGGACCCGTAACCCATTGATCGAGTACTACATCGTTGAGAACTGGGTGAATTACAATCCAAGTTCCGGTGCTACTACTTATGGCACAGTTAACCTGGATGGCAGTACCTATACCCTGGCTCGCAGTCAGCGTGTTAACCAGCCTTCAATCGATGGCACCGCTACTTTTTATCAGTTTTGGAGCGTTCGTTCTCAGAAGCGTACGAGCGGTACCGTTACCACTGGTGCTCACTTCGATGCTTGGGCTTCTGTTGGTTTGAACCTGGGTACCGAGCACAATTACATGGTTATGGCTACCGAGGGTTACCAAAGTAGTGGTCAGTCCAACATAACGGTTTCTGAAGGTTCAAGTGGTTCAACGACCTCTTCAACTTCTTCAACGTCTTCTTCCAGCTCTTCAAGCAGCTCCAGCAGTTCTTCTGGACAAGCTGGCGGTAGCTGTAGTGGCGTAAATGTGTATCCGAACTGGACCGCAAAAGACTGGTCTGGCGGTTCTTATAACCACGCTGCTGCTGGCGATCAAATGGTTTATCAGAACACCTTGTACCGCGCCAACTGGTACACCACCACAGTTCCTGGCAGTGACGCTTCCTGGACTTCAGTTGGTACTTGCGGCAGTAGCTCAACGACCAGCAGCTCGAGTTCTTCAAGCAGTTCATCCAGCTCCTCTAGCAGCTCTTCGAGTTCTTCAAGTAGTTCCTCTAACTCGACTAGCAGTTCTTCAAGTAGTTCTTCTAGCTCCAGTTCCAGTTCCAGCAGTTCTTCCGGTCAAACCGGTGGCAACTGTGCCGGCGTAAATGCTTACCCGAACTGGACTGCCCGTGATTGGTCTGGTGGCCCGTACAACCATGCTAATCCTGGCGACAAAATGACCTACCAGGACACCCTGTATCAAGCTAATTGGTATACCACAACAATTCCTGGCGGTGATGCGTCCTGGAGTAACCTGGGTTCTTGCTCTGGCGGTACTTCTACCAGCAGTACATCAAGCAGCTCCAGCTCAAGCAGTTCATCGAGCAGCAGCAGCTCAAGCTCTTCCAGCGGTTCAACAAGCTCAAGCAGTTCTTCGAGCTCGAGTTCTTCAAGCAGCACCACCACCAGCTCCAGCGGCGGTACTTTCCGTGTGGATGCCAGCGGTAACATCACCAAAAACGGTGACGTGTTCCCGATGCACTGTGGTTCCTGGTTCGGTTTAGAAGGACGTCATGAGCCTTCAGACGATCCCGATAACCCCAGCGGTGCGCCAATGGAACTGTACATTGGTAACGTGTTCTGGGCCGATAACCACGACCGTACCATTGAGCAGACTATGGAAGAGATCACTGCCCGTGGCATTAACGTGATTCGTTTCCCAATCGTTCCCCAGACTCTGGATCCAAACGATCCTCAAGGTACAGGTAGCGTCCTGAAAAACTACGAGCCTCTGCGTCAGCAGAATGCGCGTCAGGCAATGGAAGACTTCATCGTTCTTGCCGATCAGTATGGCCTCGAAGTAATGCTCGATATCCACTCCTGTTCCAACTATGTGGGCTGGCGTGCGGGTCGTTTCGATGCGCGTCCTCCATACGCGGATGCTGATCGTGACAACTACGACTTTACCCGTGAAGAGTGGTCCTGTTCCGCCTCTGGCAACCCCAGCAGCGTGACCGACACCCAGCCTTACGACAAGGCTGCTTGGTTGAACGATCTGCGTGAACTGGCCGGTCTGCCTGCTCAGTTGGGTGTTGACAACATCATCGGTATCGACATTTTCAACGAACCCTGGGATTTCACCTGGGAAGATTGGAAAACCAACATCGAAGATGCTTACGCAGCTATCAACGAAGTTAACTCTGACATGTTGATCTTTGCTCAGGGTATTTCGGCGAACGCAAATGCTCAAGATGGCACGCCTGACACCAAGACTCCGGTACCACACGGTGACGAGTTCTCCAACCCGAACTGGGGTGAGAACCTGTACGAAGCGGGTGATAACCTGCCTAACGTACCTCAGTCACGTTTGGTATTCTCACCACACACCTACGGTCCTTCCGTATTCGTACAACGTATGTTCATGGACCCTGCTCAGCCAGAGTGTGAAGGTTTGGAAGGTGATGAAGCGGGTGATTTGGGCTGTAACATCGTGATCAACCCAGACATTCTGCGTCCAGGTTGGGAAGAACACTTCGGTTACCTGCGCGACATGGGTTACGCCGTTGTTGTGGGCGAGTTCGGTGGTCACTTCGAATGGCCAGCCGGCTCCAGTGAGCGTGACATCAACCGTTGGAGTCACATCAACAACAACCCAGACGAAGCTTGGCAGAACACCTTCGTGGATTACATGGCCGAGAAAAATATCGAAGCGTGTTACTGGTCAATCAACCCTGAATCAGGGGATACCGGTGGTCTGTACTCGCACGCATACGATCCAATCAGCAACACTTCCGGCTGGGGAACCTGGACAGGTTTCGAAGAAGGTAAGTGGACTATGTTGAATCGCTTGTGGGACTAA
- a CDS encoding aryl-phospho-beta-D-glucosidase BglC (GH1 family) has product MKFLNTRKRALAALLCAAACTPFADAQTLTSNSTGNHNGYYYSFWKDSGDASMTLGSGGNYSSQWSSSTNNWVGGKGWNPGGPKTVTYSGSYSASGTSYLALYGWTRNPLIEYYIVENWVNYNPSSNATTFGTINLNGSNYTLARSQRVNQPSIDGTATFYQFWSVRSQKRTSGTIDVGSHFNAWAAVGMNLGTEFNYMVMATEGYQSSGQSNVTVSESGGSTTSTTSSSSSSSSSSSSSGTTGSGNCAGVNEYPNWTARDWSGGPYNHANAGDQMVYQNTLYQANWYTTTVPGSDASWTNIGTCGGSGSSSSSSSSSSSSSNSSSSSSSSSSSSSSSNSTSSSSSSSSSSSSTSGGSVLEVELESLAGQSNFAPFSVASASAASGGQYIVWPNNGSNQINASGSDSATGQVEIAFNLSESATVDFQIDANLPSGDDDSFHYKMDSGAWSTQNNTQTNGFGTLSLAAYSLSAGGHTLRIERREDGAQLDKVTLVASNGEITLGGGSSSSSSSSSSSSSSSTSSTSSSSSSSSSSSSSSSGGCDLPYSSNGVSITQQSVTWTTGTIGIACGGSVSISMDAAGVGPMEDSDYLNISYRVNGGALMSLSSNTNAFNQKMVSAANISGNTLEIVIEGQTSYSDETYTVNNIVVSTGGSTTSSSSSSSSSSSSSSSSTSTSSSSSSSSSSSSSSSSTSGSGMWQVDGSGNITKNGQVFPVHCGSWFGLEGRHEPSDDPDNPSGAPMELYMGNVFWADNHDRTIEQTMDEITQRGINVIRFPIVPQTLDPNDPQGRAPFLKNYEPLRQDNARQALEDFIVLADQHGLEVMLDIHSCSNYVGWRAGRFDARPPYVDADRDLYDFTREEWSCSASGNPSSVTDIQAYDKQAWLNDLREMAGLADQLGVDNIIGIDIFNEPWDYTWSEWKTHIEDAYQAINQVNPDLLIFAQGISASAGSQDGNPDDKVEVPHGDEFSNPNWGENLYEAGNDLPNVPQSKLVFSPHTYGPSVFVQRMFMDPSQPECEGLEGDEAGDLGCNIVIDPSILRPGWEEHFGYLRDMGYAVVVGEFGGHYEWPQGSSERDINRWGHITNNPDETWQNALVDYMDEKNIEACYWSINPESGDTGGLYSHAYDPISNTAGWGTWTGFEEGKWSMLNRLWD; this is encoded by the coding sequence ATGAAATTCTTGAACACGCGGAAGCGTGCCCTCGCAGCGTTGTTGTGCGCGGCCGCCTGCACTCCGTTTGCCGATGCGCAAACGTTAACCTCGAACTCCACGGGAAATCACAACGGATATTACTATTCATTCTGGAAGGATTCCGGAGATGCCTCCATGACCCTCGGGTCGGGCGGGAATTACAGTTCTCAGTGGAGTAGCAGCACAAACAATTGGGTGGGCGGCAAAGGCTGGAATCCTGGCGGCCCGAAAACAGTAACCTATTCTGGTAGTTACAGCGCCAGCGGTACCAGCTATCTGGCGCTGTATGGTTGGACTCGAAACCCTCTCATTGAATATTACATCGTTGAAAACTGGGTGAACTACAATCCGAGTTCCAATGCCACAACCTTTGGCACGATTAACCTCAACGGTAGTAATTATACGTTGGCGCGGAGCCAGCGGGTTAACCAGCCTTCCATTGATGGAACAGCAACTTTTTACCAGTTCTGGAGCGTGCGTTCCCAGAAGCGTACCAGCGGTACTATCGATGTCGGCTCGCACTTTAACGCCTGGGCCGCGGTCGGTATGAATTTAGGCACTGAATTTAATTACATGGTGATGGCAACTGAGGGCTATCAGAGTAGTGGTCAGTCGAATGTCACCGTTTCTGAAAGTGGTGGCAGCACCACAAGTACCACCAGCTCTTCATCAAGCAGCTCATCGTCGAGCAGTTCATCGGGTACTACTGGATCTGGTAACTGTGCTGGGGTAAATGAATACCCCAACTGGACGGCACGTGATTGGTCGGGTGGGCCTTACAATCACGCCAACGCCGGCGATCAGATGGTCTATCAAAATACCCTTTATCAGGCTAACTGGTACACCACTACGGTGCCGGGTAGCGATGCATCCTGGACTAATATTGGCACGTGTGGCGGTTCTGGCAGCAGTTCCTCCAGCAGCAGTTCGAGCTCCAGCAGTTCCAATTCAAGCAGTTCCAGTTCAAGCAGTTCCAGTTCAAGCAGTTCATCTAACAGCACATCGAGTTCATCCAGCTCTTCCAGTTCCTCCAGCTCTACCAGTGGTGGCAGTGTTTTGGAAGTGGAATTAGAGAGCCTTGCTGGGCAAAGTAATTTTGCGCCTTTCTCGGTGGCTAGCGCCTCGGCTGCATCGGGCGGTCAATACATTGTTTGGCCCAATAACGGCTCTAATCAGATTAATGCCTCGGGTTCAGACAGCGCTACCGGGCAAGTTGAAATTGCGTTCAATTTAAGTGAATCCGCCACCGTGGATTTCCAAATAGACGCCAACTTGCCAAGTGGCGATGATGATTCTTTCCACTACAAAATGGATAGCGGGGCCTGGAGTACCCAAAACAATACCCAGACCAACGGTTTTGGCACCCTGTCTCTAGCGGCATATTCGTTATCTGCCGGTGGGCACACCTTACGTATTGAGCGTCGTGAAGATGGTGCTCAGCTCGATAAGGTAACCTTGGTCGCTTCCAATGGCGAAATTACTTTGGGCGGCGGTTCCAGCTCCAGCTCAAGTTCATCGAGCAGCTCCAGCTCTTCATCGACCAGCAGCACTTCCAGTAGCAGTTCGAGCAGCAGTTCGAGCAGTAGTTCGAGCTCCGGCGGCTGTGACCTGCCCTACAGCAGTAATGGCGTGAGTATCACGCAGCAATCGGTGACCTGGACGACGGGCACCATTGGTATCGCCTGCGGGGGTAGCGTGAGTATCTCGATGGACGCCGCAGGTGTTGGACCGATGGAAGATTCCGACTATCTGAATATATCCTATCGCGTGAACGGTGGAGCCCTGATGTCGCTGTCCAGCAATACCAATGCGTTTAATCAGAAAATGGTTTCCGCGGCGAATATCAGCGGTAACACGCTGGAAATCGTGATTGAAGGTCAAACCAGCTATTCCGATGAAACCTATACGGTGAATAACATTGTTGTTAGCACTGGTGGAAGTACCACGTCCAGTAGCAGTTCCAGCAGCAGCTCCAGTTCATCGAGTAGCTCCAGCACATCTACTTCTAGCAGCAGTTCTTCGAGCAGTTCGTCATCGAGCAGTTCATCGTCGACTTCTGGAAGCGGAATGTGGCAAGTGGATGGCAGCGGAAACATCACCAAGAATGGTCAGGTATTTCCGGTTCACTGCGGATCCTGGTTTGGGCTTGAAGGTCGTCATGAGCCATCGGATGATCCCGATAACCCCAGTGGTGCACCGATGGAGCTCTACATGGGCAACGTTTTCTGGGCTGATAATCACGATCGCACCATTGAGCAAACCATGGACGAAATCACCCAGCGTGGTATCAATGTGATTCGCTTCCCGATTGTTCCGCAAACGCTCGATCCTAACGATCCGCAAGGTCGCGCGCCCTTCCTGAAAAATTACGAGCCTTTACGTCAGGATAACGCACGTCAGGCTTTGGAAGACTTTATCGTACTGGCTGATCAGCACGGCCTTGAGGTAATGTTGGATATCCACTCATGTTCCAACTACGTGGGCTGGCGTGCGGGTCGTTTTGATGCGCGTCCACCCTATGTGGATGCCGATCGCGATCTCTACGACTTTACCCGAGAAGAATGGTCTTGTTCCGCCTCTGGCAATCCCAGCAGTGTTACCGACATCCAGGCTTACGATAAGCAGGCATGGTTGAACGATTTGCGCGAAATGGCTGGCTTGGCTGATCAGTTGGGCGTGGACAACATCATCGGTATCGATATTTTCAACGAGCCCTGGGATTACACCTGGAGCGAGTGGAAAACACATATTGAAGACGCGTACCAGGCGATAAACCAGGTTAACCCAGATCTGCTGATATTTGCCCAGGGTATTTCCGCGTCGGCCGGCAGTCAGGACGGCAATCCAGACGATAAGGTCGAAGTTCCTCACGGTGACGAATTTTCCAATCCTAACTGGGGTGAGAACCTCTATGAAGCGGGCAACGACCTTCCCAATGTACCCCAGTCCAAGTTAGTGTTCTCGCCACACACCTACGGTCCATCGGTGTTTGTGCAGCGCATGTTTATGGACCCAAGCCAGCCTGAATGTGAGGGCCTTGAAGGGGATGAAGCCGGGGATTTGGGTTGTAACATTGTGATTGATCCCAGCATTCTGCGCCCGGGTTGGGAAGAGCACTTCGGCTATCTGCGCGACATGGGTTACGCCGTTGTGGTCGGTGAATTCGGCGGCCACTATGAGTGGCCCCAAGGTTCCAGTGAGCGTGATATCAATCGCTGGGGTCATATCACCAATAACCCCGACGAAACCTGGCAAAACGCTTTGGTCGATTACATGGATGAAAAGAATATCGAAGCTTGTTATTGGTCGATCAACCCAGAATCGGGCGATACCGGCGGTCTTTATTCACATGCATACGATCCCATTAGCAATACCGCTGGCTGGGGAACCTGGACAGGTTTCGAGGAAGGCAAGTGGAGTATGCTGAACCGTCTGTGGGATTAA
- a CDS encoding aryl-phospho-beta-D-glucosidase BglC (GH1 family) — protein sequence MKFLKSRQRILATFLCAAAWAPFASAQTTLTSNSTGTNGGYYYSFWKDGGDASFTLHPGGRYASNWTSATNNWVGGKGWNPGSRRTVTYSGSYSANGTSYLALYGWTRNPLIEYYIVENWVNYNPSSGASTFGTANLDGSTYTLARSQRVNQPSIDGTATFYQFWSVRAQKRTSGSITVGSHFDAWAGAGMNLGSEFNYMVMATEGYQSSGNSDITVGASSGGSTTSSSTSSSSSSSSNSSSSSSGAAGGSCAGVNVYPNWTARDWSGGPYNHANNGDQMVYQNTLYRANWYTTTVPGSDSSWTNLGSCGTSSSTTSSSSSSSSSSSSTSSTSSSSSSSSTSSTSSSSSSSSSSSSSSSSGSTGSCNGLNEYPDWTARDWSGGPYNHANAGDQMVYQGAIYVANWYTTTVPGSDPSWTQVGTCSGTGSSSSSSSSSSSSSSSSSSTTSTTSSSSSSSSSSSSSSTTTSSSGGFSVDGSGNITRNGQIFPMHCGSWFGLEGRHEPSDDPDNPSGAPMELYIGNVFWADNHDRTIEQTMEEITARGINVIRFPIAPQTLDPNDPQGRPPYMKNYEPLRQDNARQAMEDFIVLADQYDLQVMLDIHSCSNYVGWRAGRFDARPPYVDNERENYDFMREDYSCAASGNPSSVTDIDAYNKQAWLADLQELAGLSAQLGVDNIIGIDIFNEPWDYTWAEWKANIEDAYAAISQVNPDILIFAQGISASAGNQDGNPDDKVEVPHGDEFSNPNWGENLYPAGDDLPNVPQSKLVFSPHTYGPSVFVQRMFMDPSQPECEGLEGDEAGDNECNIVIDPSILRPGWEEHFGYLRDMGYAVVVGEFGGLFNWPDGSSERDIARWGYINDNVDEQWQNAFVDYMASKNIEACYWSINPESGDTGGLYSHAYDPISNTAGWGTWTGFEEGKWSMLNRLWN from the coding sequence ATGAAATTCTTAAAGTCGCGCCAGCGGATACTCGCCACATTTTTATGTGCAGCCGCGTGGGCACCTTTTGCCTCTGCGCAAACAACATTAACCTCAAACTCCACCGGTACGAATGGTGGATACTACTATTCATTTTGGAAAGATGGTGGCGATGCAAGTTTTACCTTGCATCCCGGTGGTCGCTACGCTTCCAACTGGACGAGCGCAACCAATAACTGGGTTGGTGGTAAAGGCTGGAACCCGGGTAGCCGACGCACAGTGACCTATTCTGGAAGTTACAGCGCCAACGGTACCAGCTACCTAGCTCTCTACGGCTGGACTCGTAATCCGCTCATTGAATACTATATTGTTGAAAATTGGGTGAACTACAATCCCAGCTCCGGTGCCTCAACTTTCGGCACGGCGAATCTCGACGGTAGCACGTATACCTTGGCGCGCAGCCAGCGTGTCAACCAACCCTCCATCGACGGCACCGCAACCTTCTACCAATTCTGGAGTGTGCGTGCCCAGAAACGCACCAGCGGTAGCATTACCGTTGGTTCTCATTTTGATGCCTGGGCGGGAGCCGGCATGAACCTCGGTAGTGAATTTAATTACATGGTGATGGCAACCGAGGGCTATCAAAGCAGCGGTAATTCTGACATTACGGTGGGAGCTTCCAGTGGCGGTAGTACAACATCGTCCAGCACCTCTTCGTCATCGAGTTCCAGCTCTAACTCTTCCAGCAGTTCCAGCGGCGCAGCTGGCGGAAGTTGTGCGGGGGTAAATGTGTATCCTAACTGGACAGCGCGTGATTGGTCTGGTGGCCCCTACAACCACGCCAATAATGGCGATCAAATGGTGTATCAGAACACCTTGTATCGTGCCAATTGGTATACCACCACTGTACCGGGTAGCGATTCATCCTGGACGAATCTGGGCTCCTGTGGCACTTCTTCTTCTACGACCTCTAGTTCTTCTAGCAGCTCAAGTTCAAGTAGTTCAACATCAAGTACATCCAGCTCGAGCAGCAGTAGCTCCACCAGTTCTACCAGTTCCAGTAGTTCTAGTAGTTCCAGTAGTTCCAGCTCCAGCAGTTCCGGTTCTACAGGTTCCTGCAACGGGCTTAATGAGTACCCCGACTGGACTGCCCGAGATTGGTCGGGTGGCCCCTACAATCATGCCAACGCCGGTGATCAGATGGTGTATCAAGGTGCAATTTACGTGGCGAATTGGTACACCACTACCGTACCGGGCAGCGATCCGTCATGGACGCAGGTGGGCACGTGTAGTGGCACCGGAAGCAGTTCCAGCTCATCGTCGTCGAGTAGTTCAAGCTCTAGCTCCAGCAGCTCGACAACCAGTACTACAAGCTCGTCGTCGTCCAGCAGTTCGAGCAGTTCCAGCAGCTCAACGACAACTTCTTCCAGCGGTGGCTTCAGCGTTGACGGCAGCGGTAATATCACCAGGAATGGTCAAATATTCCCAATGCACTGTGGTTCCTGGTTTGGTCTGGAAGGTCGTCACGAACCCTCAGATGATCCTGACAACCCCAGTGGTGCGCCCATGGAACTTTATATCGGCAATGTATTCTGGGCCGATAATCACGACCGTACCATTGAGCAAACTATGGAAGAAATTACCGCTCGCGGCATTAACGTCATTCGCTTCCCGATCGCACCGCAAACGCTCGATCCGAATGATCCGCAAGGTCGTCCGCCTTACATGAAAAACTACGAGCCACTGCGTCAGGATAACGCCCGTCAGGCTATGGAAGACTTTATTGTGCTGGCCGATCAATACGACTTGCAGGTTATGCTCGATATACACTCCTGTTCCAACTATGTCGGATGGCGCGCTGGCCGTTTTGATGCGCGTCCGCCCTACGTAGACAATGAGCGCGAAAATTACGACTTTATGCGTGAAGATTATTCGTGTGCGGCTTCTGGCAACCCCAGTAGCGTTACCGACATCGACGCGTATAACAAGCAGGCGTGGTTGGCAGACTTGCAAGAGCTGGCAGGTCTGTCTGCCCAGTTGGGAGTGGATAACATCATCGGTATCGATATTTTCAACGAGCCATGGGATTACACCTGGGCAGAGTGGAAGGCCAATATCGAAGATGCCTATGCCGCGATCAGTCAGGTAAATCCCGATATACTCATATTTGCACAGGGCATTTCCGCTTCAGCAGGCAATCAGGATGGCAATCCGGATGACAAAGTAGAAGTTCCTCACGGTGATGAATTCAGCAACCCGAACTGGGGTGAAAACCTCTACCCGGCTGGTGATGATCTGCCCAATGTACCGCAATCAAAACTGGTATTTTCACCCCACACCTACGGTCCATCGGTGTTTGTACAGCGCATGTTTATGGACCCAAGCCAACCGGAATGTGAAGGCCTCGAAGGTGATGAAGCCGGTGACAATGAATGCAACATTGTGATTGATCCGAGCATCCTGCGTCCCGGTTGGGAAGAGCACTTCGGCTATCTGCGCGATATGGGCTATGCGGTCGTTGTCGGTGAGTTTGGTGGTCTCTTCAACTGGCCAGACGGCTCAAGCGAGCGAGATATCGCCCGTTGGGGATACATCAACGACAATGTTGATGAACAGTGGCAGAACGCTTTTGTCGACTACATGGCATCGAAGAACATCGAAGCTTGTTATTGGTCAATTAACCCAGAGTCTGGTGATACCGGTGGGCTCTATTCACACGCCTACGACCCCATTAGCAATACTGCAGGTTGGGGAACCTGGACCGGGTTCGAAGAAGGCAAGTGGAGCATGTTGAACCGCCTGTGGAATTAA